The following are encoded in a window of Oncorhynchus mykiss isolate Arlee chromosome 11, USDA_OmykA_1.1, whole genome shotgun sequence genomic DNA:
- the LOC110536043 gene encoding transcription factor 7-like 1-A isoform X3: protein MASAGCPWSCWTQRLPLPHPRTPSSREGEQEAGSPGLQGPSTALMRAMGADGNMQRYTGVQGLLPRGQGQHQPEGPEEREPGDSSRASINHNIDSNKVPVVQHAHHVHPLTPLITYSNEHFSPGTPPSHLSPEILDPKTGIPRTPHPSELSPYYPLSPGAVGQIPHPLGWLVPQQGQHMYSIPPGGFRHPYPTLAMNASMSSLVSSRFSPHMMPHHPHGMHQTGIPHPAIVSPAIKQEPNTHDHMSPSMHSRKSPGPVKKEEDKKPHIKKPLNAFMLYMKEMRAKVVAECTLKESAAINQILGRRWHSLSREEQAKYYELARKERQLHSQLYPGWSARDNYGKRKKRKRDNKPDSTPEDFSISNKKQCVQYLPSEKMCDSPASSHGSMLDSPATPSAALASPAAPAATHSEQAQPLSLTTKPEGRLHHHFLTGKPSGSASSSSSSSSSSSSSHPSISIPIGTSGSHSTPILPRPIPFSSLHHSMLSPPSPFHQAALHSHHALFQSQPLSLVTKSSD, encoded by the exons ATGGCCTCTGCTGGATGTCCCTGGAGCTGCTGGACTCAAAGACTCCCGCTCCCCCACCCCAGGACACCTA GcagcagagagggggagcaggaggcAGGCTCTCCAGGCCTGCAGGGCCCCAGCACTGCACTAATGAGAGCAATGGGAGCGGATGGGAACATGCAGAGGTACACGGGGGTCCAGGGATTACTGCCCAGGGGCCAGGGCCAACACCAGCCAGAGGGACCTGAGGAGAGGGAGCCAGGGGACAGCAGCAGGGCTTCCATCAACCACAATATTGAT TCCAACAAGGTCCCAGTGGTGCAGCATGCTCACCACGTCCACCCGTTGACCCCCCTCATCACCTACAGCAATGAACATTTCTCCCCCGGAACCCCTCCCTCACACCTCTCCCCGGAGATCCTTGACCCAAAgaccg GCATTCCTCGGACTCCCCATCCATCAGAGCTCTCTCCGTACTACCCCCTGTCTCCAGGTGCTGTGGGACAGATCCCTCACCCTCTGGGATGGCTGGTGCCACA GCAGGGCCAGCACATGTACTCTATCCCCCCGGGGGGGTTCCGGCACCCCTATCCCACCCTCGCAATGAATGCATCTATGTCCAG CTTGGTGTCCAGCCGTTTCTCCCCCCACATGATGCCCCACCACCCCCACGGCATGCACCAGACTGGCATCCCTCATCCTGCTATCGTATCACCAGCCATCAAGCAGGAACCAAACACTCATGACCACATGAGCCCCTCTATGCATTC CAGAAAGTCTCCCGGCCCGGTGAAGAAGGAGGAGGACAAAAAGCCCCACATCAAGAAGCCTCTGAATGCCTTCATGCTGTACATGAAGGAGATGAGGGCCAAGGTGGTGGCTGAGTGCACCCTGAAGGAGAGCGCTGCCATCAACCAGATACTGGGCCGAAgg TGGCACTCACTATCGAGAGAAGAGCAAGCCAAATACTATGAGCTGGCAAGGAAAGAGAGGCAACTCCACTCCCAACTCTACCCAGGCTGGTCAGCACGAGATAACTAT GGAAAGcggaaaaagaggaagagagataatAAGCCAGACTCAACACCGGAGG ACTTCTCAATCAGTAACAAGAAGCAGTGTGTACAATACCTGCCCTCAGAGAAAATGTGTGACAGCCCTGCCTCGTCTCACGGCAGCATGCTGGATTCTCCAGCCACACCCTCTGCAGCTCTGGCCTCCCCGGCCGCTCCCGCCGCCACACACTCAGAGCAGGCCCAGCCCTTGTCCCTCACCACCAAACCAGAAGGACGCCTGCACCACCATTTTCTAACTGGCAAACCCTCTGGATCTGCTTCATCTTCGTCATCttcatcttcatcctcctcctcttcccaccCAAGCATCTCCATCCCTATTGGTACTTCAGGCAGCCACTCCACACCCATTCTCCCTCGGCCAATCCCCTTCAGCTCCCTGCACCACTCAATGCTCTCACCGCCCTCTCCTTTCCATCAAGCAGCCCTACATTCCCATCATGCCCTCTTCCAGTCACAGCCCCTCTCCTTGGTAACCAAATCGTCTGACTAA